In the genome of Arachis hypogaea cultivar Tifrunner chromosome 9, arahy.Tifrunner.gnm2.J5K5, whole genome shotgun sequence, the window GATCGACTCAAACCATACTGCAAACACAGTTTTATTTTGTTAGCATTGACAACAAGATATGTATATTAATATCTCGTTAACACTATTAACGAGATATGTAATAAAAAGaaggataaatataaatatttttaaaacaaaaatatttatacactaaaatcaactactaaaatcaattatcttgtatttgtgtataaatacatgtattgtttaacttgtttttaatatgtattttgtattttaaatatattttatactagtacttaattttgataattgatattGATGTACACCTAAAATAACCATTTTTAGAAAGATATATATCAATAAGTATtcaatttatttgtaaaaaacaTCCTAATAACTAATAAGGTAAGTATATGAAACCCAAAGTCAAAAACTCCCAATAACCAATATTACCTCTTCTAAGaataatattcaaaatttttctGCTAGATTGCTCCAGCAATGTCAGCTATAAAATAGATGAATACAATCAATTATGAATATGACCCCAAAGGGGGGAAAAAAGTAGAAAACCTACAAAAAGAAAGTGTGCATCCGCCAATGAGAAAAGTCGAACTCAACTTTTGCCATAAgtaagcttgtaagtttcaggtcATCAAGAACATCTCAATCTTTTACTATTTTCTTTCatctttctcctcctttcttttgtACGTTGATGGTCTATACAAACAAATCAAGATACTAATGTTTACATTACATACCCCAATAAGAAGCATAAGATGCACAAGGTATAATGGTCAAATGGAGAAAGAGAACACCACCATCAGAACTAAGATCCTATTAGGTAGGTATAATGGGCAATGGCCAAATGAAGAAACAAACGCTACCATCAGAAGTAAGATCCCATTAGGTACAGAGATATTGGGAAAGACAAAACTTGCTTGGACAAGAAAATAGATGGCAAAATGTATCTATCCTAGAAAAACAACTTCTCCAATCTTTTGTCTAatagaaaacttaaaaacaatTTTTCTATCTTGTCAATGTCTCCACTCACCATTGTATTGGTGCTTTCTGCCTTTCCTATCCTCAGATACTTATCAAATCTGGTATCGAGGAAGGCAGGTGTCTATGTAGAAAATGAATATATATTAAAGTGATCCTATATACTACAAGTAATAATTAGGTCAGACATCCAAGTAATTAGTGCTTGGTTAGTAATGGTCATTAAATTTGCTTGTAGGCAAATGTCGTGCATCTTTCACAGCTATCGAGATTCAATGAACTGCTGCATGACTTTCTATTTATCCATTACTAACTAGTAAGATAACTATACTGGTTAATTATTGTTGTACATCATTTAATGTCATCCTCTATATCCACTGGAGACACAGCTCTAGCATTCAGCACCAAACTTCATAAATGTCAATGTAATATCAACATACATCAACTTTGTTAACTACAAATTCGAATTTCAAAATCTGTTAGGTAGATAAATTACCATAGTTTCACTATATAAGTTCTCAGAAATACAAATGTTTGGAACGTACCTCTTCACATATGCTTGTATATCAGTACCGATGTCTGTAATTAGCTCTTCAATAGTTGTAGTACCCTCCTTATAACATTTCAATAGTTTACAAGCATCCAAAAAAGGCGCAGATTTATCCGTATCTGCAACAAGCAATAAATCTTTTAACTCTTCCTTAAGATGCTCCATCAAAACAACAGCTGCATTGAGAACCAATGATAGTCAGAAAATTAATATAACCAAACAGTTTGAGTAGCTAGTACACATATTTACCTAAGTACTAGCAAAACTGGAATGATATTCAGGAACTTGTTATTAAGGACTTGTACTTAGTTACAAGTAATACCGCGAAAACCAATTTGTTGCTATTCTAAATAACTTGACGCAATTCAAGAAGACTTATGATTTATTAATTCTCACCATTAAGCTATTCAACTTATAAATATGGAGAAGTCGGGATAGAGGTTATAGTCCTTCAATTATTTCAAGAGATGCATGCAAAAGTCATGTTAAATGATTAACTTAATATATTCCTATTACACACAGACATACTGAGAAAAATTTGAGCCAGACCCTTAAAGGAGGCTACACAAAGTCCTACTCTACAGATATgcttttttctctttctatatttcttttttttgttttccaaaagaaaaacatagtaataatgcaaaatataataaaaatacttgaATCCTGCCTCAACTTAAGTAAACAGTATGTATTATATAAAAAGataggaacaagaaaaagaagatatatAAATCAACTCAATAGAAGCATAGGAAAACTGCACGCATAATCAAGGAACAGTACACATATAAGAATACAGAAAAGCATGATCTTGAGTAACAAAGTCATACCAATGGCTCGAATAATCTTAAGGTTGAATTTCTTAGCCAGATCAGCATAGCCTACCGTTTTTGCACGTTGAAAGATCAGCAACTTCAAGCTAATTAACATATCCTGCAAAAATGCCAAACTTTGAATATCATTATAAAGAACTTCCATAACAAATCTTAACCTGGAACCAGAAGTGGCAGGGCACACTCTAGTTATCAGACACGAGTCAACGACAAAACCAATCAAATCTCATGAACTGGATTTGCAGACGAAACCCAGTCAAAATGGCAGGGTCTCTATGAAAAACATTTCAACTCACTATTATCCAATTCGATACAAGTCCATTTTTTACCTTTTCTTAAGAATACCTCATCTTAGTCACATGTACTTTCTTccacattttttaataatttataattatttctaCCAAAAAAAAGGAGGATGATTGTGTTAGGCTTTTGATAGCCAATATAAAACTCTGTTGAATCACAATGAGTTCTACCAAAATAAGATATGCCAACAGAAATTTACCAATTATGacaattactaaaaatatttaaaatttttaacttaaaCACGAGAGCTCTACCTTGACAACTAATTTCTGGTGAAAAACATAACTCAACAAAAATAAATACACAacaagaatttaaaataaaagagaacAATGATATTATCCTTAAAGATGATGAATAAAATCCTTACAATCTCAAGCTCTGAAAGGGAGCAAAGCCAGATCAAAGATTCAACCTCCAACCTGCTATCTTTACCCCCCCTAACCATAGTTCTCAATCCTCCCATGAGGTGTTCCTTATAGTGATGATCAAATCAAGAAATGAAAGATCCCAACCCctgctaaaaattatttttaaagataaattttagaacccttcttttttattgaaaaaagagAACAGGATACGATTataacaagcaaaaccaacatcACAACTAATATGAAAGATCAGGTGTTCTTTATAGTGATGATCAAATCGAGAAATGAAAGATCCCAACCCtgctaaaaattatatttaaagataAACAATTTTAGAACCcttcttttttttgaaaaagaaaacaggaTAAGATTATAACAAGTGAAACTTTCAACATCACGAATAATATGCAATATTAGAAAACCATGTATGGATAATAACAGGGTAGATTCAAATAGCAACATGCAAACCTTATTCATTTTTGGGGTCAACcatataaatcaaattccattGCATTGTATGATAACAAACAAAACATTGATCTATGTCCATGAAAATTTGATGTCATTATACGTTAGATATTGCCTGACTAACACAAATACACCCTTTTTGTCAAGACATGGATAAGACCATTCAACCCAAAAAAAGATATGTGCCCTCCTATTATGGCCTAAGAATAATACTAACCAAAAAGTAAACACAAACAATATCAAGTAGAAAATTGGCAATATAGGAGTAATTGTTGCATTGAGGTGTTAATTTGTTAACTATAAATGTTAACATTCAATTGGGCATACACTCTTATTAGAATTAAATGTTGGAGCATAATTAATCATGATCCATGTAAAGGAAAAGAAACTACAAAATTACAAGCTCTTCAGGAAAGATTTTTTCAAATGCTTGAAAAAAGATAttgaatgaaaataaaagcaTTGTCCAAAACTAGATGAGAAAGGAACAAGCATGCACAAatttttctatttccttcaaaAGTTTCAGGGGCACAAACCCACTTCCTTTCAGCCTCCGTGCAAACCAAAAGATCTTCTCTTTAACACTTTCAGCTTTCTGATGAAGGGTTTCAAAATTAAACCCTACTAAGATAGTAAGATGCAAAATTACATCATACTAAGACTGATCTATCACTTttagttagaaaaaaaaaaaaaaaaaaaaaaacaaaaaacaaaattaaatcgtGTAGTGCCACCTAAAGCATGAAAGTCTCTTCACACCTAAATCAGTCTCATTTAAACAAAATAACAAGTACAACACAATCAGAGTATTATAGTAACATAATACCAAAAGCAACTACACAATCAGACAACAATTTCAGAAAAAGTttatgtaaattgcaggaaaaagAAATCCAAAGAACTGAGGACAAACAAAACATCagggaaaaaaaaatagaaataaaagattGTGTGGGGGTGTCATGAATCAGTTTAACATGAACCAACCTTTagaaattaagtaattaacaCAAGAAAATGGCATATAAAAGGTAGAAAACCATGCCTTAACAGAACTGAGGGAGAGCAGCGACTGGTAGACGCTGTGATGCAAGCGCATGCCAGAAGCAGAACAAGGCCAGAAGGGCTGAAGGGAGGCAGAACAGAAACAGAATGTGGCAGGAGGCAGAGCAGATCCGTGGGGAGGTTTAGGGTTGGCTGACACCTGTGTGTGTGTTacgcaaggttctgaaaaccaaaccaaacatcAAACCATTCATGTTACCAGACTAGAGGTTAAACcagtaatattaaattataaataaacacacaataataaaaacatgctctctttgtaaattaaaaaatacatacaaattcaaaatcaattaaagCCTCATATTTTCATAGTTTTATGAAGCAACTCTCAAGTCTCAAACATAGTCATCAAAACCGAATCGTAACCAAATTGGTCATATGACAGGTCATTGGGTCACTGGTTCCACCGATGACTTACAAGTTGAATCAGCTAACCCGGTCACAATTAAATtaacatataaaattataaaagtaaaattaagatTAGAATTTAAAATGCTTGTCTTCAGAAACACATTAATAACAAGCAAGtatcaattcttaaatataaataataatgcaAAAATAGATATATAAACTAGTCATTAGTACAAAATATTTTCTTAGTTTAAGAACACGAGAGCAAAAGATAACGCAATCCATAAATCAAGTCCAGGGGGTGGTCTCCAGCATGTTTCTTAATCAGATACTGCAATCCATAAATCACGTCCaacttaaaaacttttttttgatAGTTGTACTTTCCCAAAATACCCAAGCATAGGTAGAGGGAAAATAAAGAGCATCAAAAGAAAGTCTTGACATCAGGAAACAAATCTCAAAGTAATTATCTAAAACAAACTCATTAAACTCACGGGATTTCCAACAAAGCAATGTTTATCCCataataatcaaatttaaaagtATCAGAACTAGATATCACCTAGCCTCATTTACCTCTACTGGTTTAAATTCCAAATTCTATATTTTCACAGAAATTCAAGTGTTGAACTCCAAGTGGCATGTTGCCTAACTTTGTTCTATAGGACTAGCTAATATATTTTCACAAAGATAATATATTTTCACAGAAATTCATTGGCATACAAACTAAGACAACACAGGACTCCGTATGTTTTCATAATTATGGTATCAACAGTAGTTTATTAATTTGATCAGAACACGATTAAAATTCAGTGACGATTTACAGcaaaattagttaattagttaaattagttaATCAGTTAAAGAAGAAGGCAGGAAGCTGTGAAATAGGGAAGACAGGGACAAGgggaaaattgaaaaagagggaacagggGAAGGCAAGGACTCACTCAGCGACGAGACCAGCGAGCAGGCGGCGATGGCGAGGCCAAAATGCAAGAAGGACGACGACGTCCGAACCAAGGGCGAGTTGCTGGcggcttctgcttctgcttgacTGAGCCGTCGTGATGAGGCCAAGAAGGCGGCGACACACGAACCACCACAAGACGCCGACAACAGAGTGACTGAGCCAAGCTGCTGGCTGGTTCGTGTGAGTGTTGGCCGTTGAGGCCTGTGGGTGGTGGTGAGCTGAGGAGAGAGACAAGTGAGGAGTAAAATAAGGGTTTTAGAGTTTTGGGCCTTTTGTCATTAAGAGggtgatttttcttttgtttttcttgtctTTTATTAGTATTGGATCTAGGAGAATAGTTTAAGAGGATGATTTATAGGTTAACCGGTTATCAAACTGCTCTAGTCACTTTATTTATTGATCTAATTGTAGTTcaattgaaaaaattattttataataaaataataaataaattataaataaatatcctaaaatataattatactttaatataaatcttaaaatatcttttaaatttaaaatactacatAAAATGTCATTAACCAAAtctatatgatcttatcaaaatacaaactcaaaaattaaatagtataaagAAATATCTAAATAGGATTAGCAACATCATTCGAAATAGGAGGATTGACAAACAAATTATTATTCCCAGATGCATTATTATCTGCAATTGCTTCTTGAttaactgaaataaataaatcattCACAAAGTTAAAAACAACTGCAGCACATTTAGAAATCAAATAATCATCCATAAGATCATAACTGAAATCATTAAGGCAACACCAGACCACATTAACAGCAGCTCTCAAAGGATAAATCCAATAAAAAATACCATTACAAACAGCACAACAAACTGAACAGAGCCAGAAATCAAGAACAATCAGCAACAAAAGTTAATAAACAGCAACAATTAATCACCCTAAACTAAAAATCAATAAACCTAtctataaaaaattcaaaaccatcatactcagaaattaaaaaataaaaaacagcagcagAGTAACAAATCCATTTTTAGCAATAATTTCAATAACACAAACAGTGATTTGATTTCCATTCACAATTTCACATTCAGAAATCACTAAACAGAGCATCAAAGGAATAACCGAAGAAGTGAAAGCAGTGCCACTAACCTTCGACGGCGAGCTGCTCCAAGCCTCGAACAGAGAAGCCAGAGAGGATGGGGACGAGGTGCCAAGCTAGAAGAGAGGGCCTGGGTTCGAGACAGGGGGAAGGAGGAAGCCGCAGAGGCGCCAACAACTACGGACAGCGGCGGCAGAGCCGTTGAAGAAGCTAGGATTTTGGTTTGGGAGGACTTTTAAGCTTTCTTCTGATTCTGATGGTGTGTTTGTTTGAGGAGAAAACGGAAGGAAGGAAGTAGGAAGGAAAGAAATTAGAaggaaaataataattttcttttgtttggttgAATGGAAAAgttaaagagaaaaaatgaataatataaaaaaatgggTGGGACCCATTGAAAAATTTTTCCTTCCAATAATGGatggaaaatggaaggaaaatgtATTTCGTATCAATATTCCAATATTTCcctctatttttaaatatattttaaaatacctAAGAATAAAATTGTCTTTTCATAATATTATATACTATTTCCTTCCTCCTCATTTTTCTTTCATCTAAAcatatttaagaaaaataaaattccactcaattttttttctttctcttcttttctttctatttctttcctttctatttctttccatcCAACCAAACAAAGCCTGAGTGTGTCATTCACGAAGGAGGAAGCTTttgggtttttttatttttattttaaaaaaaaagtcaccCTTCAAGAACCCCGGCCGGTTCAGTGATTTTCAGGTGGTTTTGAATTGAGCGGTTATAGACAACGGAATGGACCATTTTTATTGTTGGTTCGACCGATCGATCTGGTCCGATTTTTAAACTCATGGTTAATATTAGATCCATAGTTGTAAGAATAGAATTGGTAATTGAACTGATCAAGTTACTGGTTTATTAGTTTAACCGATAAATTACTAATTGACTGATAAAACCAATCCTACAtaagtataaatataaaatagtcaaaaatttaaaattataatttaaaatagatatcttcact includes:
- the LOC112710541 gene encoding uncharacterized protein isoform X6 produces the protein MGGLRTMVRGGKDSRLEVESLIWLCSLSELEIDMLISLKLLIFQRAKTVGYADLAKKFNLKIIRAIAVVLMEHLKEELKDLLLVADTDKSAPFLDACKLLKCYKEGTTTIEELITDIGTDIQAYVKS
- the LOC112710541 gene encoding uncharacterized protein isoform X1; translated protein: MGGLRTMVRGGKDSRLEVESLIWLCSLSELEIDMLISLKLLIFQRAKTVGYADLAKKFNLKIIRAIAVVLMEHLKEELKDLLLVADTDKSAPFLDACKLLKCYKEGTTTIEELITDIGTDIQAYVKRFIEMDNRVGTIMRTGCSDCDIGQARYLMDG
- the LOC112710541 gene encoding uncharacterized protein isoform X9, coding for MGGLRTMVRGGKDSRLEVESLIWLCSLSELEIDMLISLKLLIFQRAKTVGYADLAKKFNLKIIRAIDTDKSAPFLDACKLLKCYKEGTTTIEELITDIGTDIQAYVKRNINRLNEL
- the LOC112710541 gene encoding uncharacterized protein isoform X2, encoding MRLHHSVYQSLLSLSSVKDMLISLKLLIFQRAKTVGYADLAKKFNLKIIRAIAVVLMEHLKEELKDLLLVADTDKSAPFLDACKLLKCYKEGTTTIEELITDIGTDIQAYVKRFIEMDNRVGTIMRTGCSDCDIGQARYLMDG
- the LOC112710541 gene encoding uncharacterized protein isoform X3 — protein: MGGLRTMVRGGKDSRLEVESLIWLCSLSELEIDMLISLKLLIFQRAKTVGYADLAKKFNLKIIRAIAVVLMEHLKEELKDLLLVADTDKSAPFLDACKLLKCYKEGTTTIEELITDIGTDIQAYVKRPSTYKRKEEKDERK
- the LOC112710541 gene encoding uncharacterized protein isoform X7 codes for the protein MRLHHSVYQSLLSLSSVKDMLISLKLLIFQRAKTVGYADLAKKFNLKIIRAIDTDKSAPFLDACKLLKCYKEGTTTIEELITDIGTDIQAYVKRFIEMDNRVGTIMRTGCSDCDIGQARYLMDG
- the LOC112710541 gene encoding uncharacterized protein isoform X8 encodes the protein MGGLRTMVRGGKDSRLEVESLIWLCSLSELEIDMLISLKLLIFQRAKTVGYADLAKKFNLKIIRAIDTDKSAPFLDACKLLKCYKEGTTTIEELITDIGTDIQAYVKRPSTYKRKEEKDERK
- the LOC112710541 gene encoding uncharacterized protein isoform X4; its protein translation is MGGLRTMVRGGKDSRLEVESLIWLCSLSELEIDMLISLKLLIFQRAKTVGYADLAKKFNLKIIRAIDTDKSAPFLDACKLLKCYKEGTTTIEELITDIGTDIQAYVKRFIEMDNRVGTIMRTGCSDCDIGQARYLMDG
- the LOC112710541 gene encoding uncharacterized protein isoform X10; this translates as MRLHHSVYQSLLSLSSVKDMLISLKLLIFQRAKTVGYADLAKKFNLKIIRAIAVVLMEHLKEELKDLLLVADTDKSAPFLDACKLLKCYKEGTTTIEELITDIGTDIQAYVKS
- the LOC112710541 gene encoding uncharacterized protein isoform X5, giving the protein MGGLRTMVRGGKDSRLEVESLIWLCSLSELEIDMLISLKLLIFQRAKTVGYADLAKKFNLKIIRAIAVVLMEHLKEELKDLLLVADTDKSAPFLDACKLLKCYKEGTTTIEELITDIGTDIQAYVKRNINRLNEL